One window of the Eucalyptus grandis isolate ANBG69807.140 chromosome 6, ASM1654582v1, whole genome shotgun sequence genome contains the following:
- the LOC104428824 gene encoding probable LRR receptor-like serine/threonine-protein kinase At1g05700, producing MKILKMLHVLVGCLALGVFARGQQNPGFISIDCGAPNDYHDDQLDIYYKADTGFVDSGTNMQVSTQVIYQDNRQQSKNLRIFSSGIRNCYTLMPDKGKGNTYLVRASFWYGNYDGKNQTPAFDLHIDVNYWTTVNTSSWNYEEIIYAPPRDYIQVCLVNTGSGVPFISTLESRLLDNSTYQINSGALVTNLRYNLGSLNTYRHPQDVYDRIWAGETYEVWSSISNTTAIVTSTSNDAYEVPLEVLMTATQVPNVTNPLRLQWTSDNSTTIWSVYFHFVELQLQENYIRELTVHVLNQLVGTVMLENLKPVTVASFPVAGLSLNLAIQATDRSTLPPLLNAIEIFHMVEPQNSPTFLDDFNAMYDIKKIYGVIRANWQGDPCVPTQYSWSGLHCSYDSSPRIISLNLSSSGLKGLIATSISNLTAVVSLDLSNNSLTGSVPDFLAQMSSLKVL from the exons GTTTCATAAGCATCGATTGCGGCGCACCTAATGATTACCATGACGACCAGCTCGACATATACTACAAGGCTGATACGGGGTTTGTAGATTCTGGGACAAACATGCAGGTGTCTACCCAAGTCATCTACCAAGACAACCGACAACAATCAAAGAATCTCAGGATCTTCTCCAGTGGAATAAGGAATTGTTACACATTAATGCCAGATAAAGGAAAGGGCAACACATATTTGGTCAGGGCTTCATTTTGGTATGGGAATTATGATGGCAAGAATCAAACCCCAGCATTTGACCTCCATATTGATGTCAACTATTGGACCACAGTGAACACTTCGTCTTGGAATTACGAAGAGATTATTTACGCTCCTCCAAGAGACTACATACAAGTTTGTTTGGTGAATACCGGCTCGGGAGTTCCATTCATATCAACTCTCGAGTCTCGGTTGCTAGATAACTCGACTTACCAGATCAATTCTGGTGCACTTGTAACCAACTTGAGATATAATTTGGGGAGCCTAAACACATACAG GCACCCACAAGACGTATATGATCGCATCTGGGCCGGTGAGACTTACGAAGTTTGGTCGTCAATCAGCAACACGACAGCCATCGTGACAAGTACAAGCAATGATGCCTATGAAGTTCCGCTTGAAGTTTTGATGACTGCCACACAAGTACCAAATGTCACCAATCCTCTGCGTCTGCAATGGACCTCAGACAACTCCACTACTATCTGGTCTGTGTACTTTCACTTTGTGGAATTGCAACTGCAAGAAAACTACATCAGAGAACTCACGGTACATGTACTAAATCAACTCGTGGGAACCGTCATGCTCGAGAACCTAAAGCCGGTGACCGTAGCCTCATTTCCCGTAGCTGGACTCTCTTTGAACCTGGCTATTCAAGCGACGGACCGCTCCACTTTGCCACCTCTCCTCAATGCCATAGAGATTTTCCACATGGTCGAACCTCAAAACTCACCGACTTTTCTCGATGACT TCAATGCTATGTACGatatcaagaaaatatatggGGTGATTAGAGCTAACTGGCAGGGTGATCCATGTGTTCCTACACAGTACTCATGGAGCGGACTACATTGTAGCTATGATAGTTCTCCAAGAATTATCTCGTT GAACCTGAGCTCTAGTGGACTGAAAGGACTGATAGCTACATCGATCTCCAATTTGACAGCAGTTGTATCCCT GGATTTATCCAACAATTCATTAACTGGGTCTGTGCCAGACTTTTTAGCACAAATGTCGAGCTTGAAAGTCTTGTAA